The proteins below come from a single Streptomyces sp. SCSIO 75703 genomic window:
- a CDS encoding ABC-F family ATP-binding cassette domain-containing protein, whose protein sequence is MSDARVVCSALSFSWPDDTPVFDGLSFTVPSGRTGLVAPNGSGKSTLLRLIAGDLRPASGSVRVSGTLGHLPQTLPLTGDLTVAEVLGVDAVVRAIDAVESGDVAEEHFTTIGDDWDVEERTHAQLDRLGLGGLALDRRLETLSGGQTVSLGLAARLLRRPDVLLLDEPTNNLDLDARHRLHDALDDFTGCLLLVSHDRALLDRMDRIAELHDGELRLYGGDFTAYEEAVRAERDTAEKNIRTAEAELRREKRERQQARERAERRAHNAARNLKSAGLPRIVAGAMKRGAQESAGRAGQTHAARVGDARTRLDEAERALRDEQRLVLDLPATDVPAGRTLVHGAGLRVRRGGRDLFGAEGVTLSIRGPERIALTGPNGAGKSTLLRLLHGGLAPDAGEIRRTDGRVAHLSQRLDLLDGRRTVEENLAAFAPGLPEAERRNLLARFLFRGARAQLPAGALSGGERLRATLACVLCAEPAPRLLLLDEPTNNLDLAGTAQLTSALGAYRGAFVVVSHDERFLAEIGVRRRLRLADGRLTETGPPAN, encoded by the coding sequence ATGTCCGACGCCCGCGTCGTCTGCTCCGCCCTGTCCTTCTCCTGGCCCGACGACACCCCCGTCTTCGACGGCCTCTCCTTCACCGTGCCGTCCGGCCGCACCGGCCTGGTGGCCCCCAACGGCTCCGGCAAGTCCACCCTGCTCCGGCTGATCGCCGGCGACCTGCGGCCGGCATCCGGCTCCGTACGCGTCTCCGGCACGCTCGGCCACCTCCCGCAGACCCTGCCGCTCACCGGTGACCTCACCGTCGCCGAGGTCCTCGGCGTCGACGCCGTCGTCCGCGCCATCGACGCGGTCGAGTCCGGCGACGTGGCCGAGGAGCACTTCACCACCATCGGCGACGACTGGGACGTCGAGGAGCGCACCCACGCCCAGCTCGACCGGCTCGGCCTCGGCGGCCTCGCCCTCGACCGGCGCCTGGAGACCCTCAGCGGCGGCCAGACCGTCTCCCTCGGCCTCGCCGCCCGGCTCCTGCGCCGCCCCGACGTCCTGCTCCTCGACGAACCCACCAACAACCTCGACCTCGACGCCCGCCACCGCCTCCACGACGCCCTGGACGACTTCACCGGCTGCCTCCTCCTCGTCAGCCACGACCGCGCCCTGCTGGACCGGATGGACCGCATCGCCGAACTCCACGACGGTGAACTGCGCCTGTACGGAGGCGACTTCACTGCCTATGAGGAAGCGGTACGTGCCGAGCGGGACACCGCCGAGAAGAACATCCGCACCGCCGAAGCCGAACTGCGACGCGAGAAGCGGGAGAGGCAACAGGCCCGCGAACGCGCCGAACGCCGCGCCCACAACGCCGCCCGCAACCTGAAGAGCGCCGGCCTGCCCCGGATCGTCGCCGGCGCCATGAAACGCGGCGCGCAGGAGTCCGCCGGACGGGCCGGGCAGACCCACGCAGCCCGCGTCGGCGACGCGAGGACCCGGCTCGACGAGGCCGAGCGGGCCCTGCGCGACGAACAACGGCTCGTCCTGGACCTGCCCGCGACGGACGTGCCCGCCGGGCGCACCCTCGTCCACGGCGCGGGGCTGCGGGTGCGCCGCGGCGGACGCGACCTGTTCGGCGCCGAGGGCGTCACCCTGTCCATCCGGGGCCCCGAACGCATCGCCCTGACCGGACCCAACGGGGCGGGCAAGTCCACCCTGCTGCGCCTGCTGCACGGCGGACTCGCCCCCGACGCGGGCGAGATCCGGCGGACCGACGGCCGTGTCGCCCACCTCTCGCAACGGCTCGACCTGCTGGACGGGCGGCGGACCGTCGAGGAGAACCTCGCCGCCTTCGCACCCGGGCTGCCGGAGGCCGAGCGGAGGAACCTGCTCGCCCGGTTCCTCTTCCGCGGAGCCCGCGCCCAACTGCCGGCCGGCGCCCTCTCCGGCGGCGAACGGCTGCGGGCCACCCTCGCCTGCGTCCTGTGCGCCGAACCCGCCCCCCGGCTGCTGCTCCTGGACGAGCCGACCAACAACCTGGACCTGGCGGGCACCGCCCAGCTCACCAGCGCCCTCGGCGCCTACCGGGGCGCGTTCGTGGTGGTCAGCCACGACGAGCGGTTCCTCGCCGAGATCGGCGTGCGGCGCCGGCTGCGGCTCGCCGACGGCCGGCTCACCGAGACCGGCCCGCCCGCGAACTGA
- the uppS gene encoding polyprenyl diphosphate synthase has translation MACVIDGNGRWATRRSLPRSSGHSAAEATVIEVIEAARRSGVEWLSLFAFSTENWRRPREEVASLMLLVRRVVRKHAPLLHARGVRCRFLGVTDSRVPAPLARDFADLTTLTGANRGMTLTVAFDHGGRRDIVEAARSLLRAGVPPEAVDERTFAAHLPFPDTPDVDLVIRTSGEQRISNFMLWQVAYAELVFPPVLWPDFRAAHFVECLHTYRQRDRRFGGVAPHANGAT, from the coding sequence GTGGCCTGCGTGATAGACGGCAACGGCCGCTGGGCGACCCGGCGTTCCCTGCCGCGCAGCTCCGGCCACAGCGCGGCCGAGGCCACCGTGATCGAGGTGATCGAGGCGGCCCGCCGGTCCGGGGTCGAGTGGCTGAGCCTGTTCGCGTTCTCCACCGAGAACTGGCGCCGCCCGCGCGAGGAGGTCGCCTCCCTGATGCTGCTGGTCCGCCGGGTGGTGCGCAAACACGCGCCGCTGCTGCACGCCCGCGGCGTCCGCTGCCGCTTCCTCGGCGTGACGGACTCGCGCGTCCCGGCACCGCTGGCCCGGGACTTCGCCGACCTGACCACGCTGACGGGCGCGAACCGGGGCATGACGCTGACCGTGGCGTTCGACCACGGCGGACGCCGGGACATCGTCGAGGCGGCCCGGTCCCTGCTGCGGGCCGGCGTGCCACCCGAGGCGGTCGACGAACGGACCTTCGCCGCGCACCTCCCCTTCCCGGACACTCCCGACGTGGACCTCGTCATCCGCACCTCCGGCGAACAGCGCATCTCCAACTTCATGCTCTGGCAGGTCGCGTACGCCGAACTCGTCTTCCCGCCGGTGCTCTGGCCCGACTTCCGGGCGGCGCACTTCGTGGAGTGCCTGCACACCTACCGGCAGCGCGACCGCCGTTTCGGCGGGGTCGCACCGCACGCGAACGGAGCAACGTGA